From Candidatus Methylomirabilota bacterium, a single genomic window includes:
- a CDS encoding GIY-YIG nuclease family protein, producing the protein MPWQGTNGITFNPFSVRKSVPPRPGVYVLYRPNERSIYVGASADLRARMLDHLTRADDRIVRHEPTLCAYEIVPEHPRRLARETELILELNPVCNAERSAFSLAPRGDAA; encoded by the coding sequence ATGCCGTGGCAGGGAACGAATGGGATCACGTTCAACCCGTTCTCGGTCAGGAAGAGCGTGCCGCCGCGGCCCGGCGTGTACGTCCTGTACCGGCCGAACGAGCGGTCGATCTACGTCGGCGCCTCGGCGGACCTCCGCGCCCGCATGCTCGACCACCTCACCCGGGCCGACGACCGGATCGTCCGGCACGAGCCGACGCTCTGCGCGTACGAGATCGTCCCCGAGCATCCACGCCGTCTGGCGCGCGAGACGGAGCTGATCCTCGAGCTCAATCCCGTGTGCAACGCGGAGCGCTCCGCGTTCTCGCTCGCGCCGCGAGGCGACGCGGCGTAG
- a CDS encoding universal stress protein produces MAKRILAPIGPRARSEAIVPLVAALARGAGATVRLLRVFPVPDRVTGPRGRTIAYTDQEMARLTSEGLDDLGRIEAELDGVPVERVVRFGEPAEEILLEADAFGADLIALAASARGRLRRALRPGVAARVARRAPVPALMLHA; encoded by the coding sequence ATGGCAAAGCGGATCCTGGCACCGATCGGCCCGCGCGCGCGCAGCGAGGCGATCGTCCCACTCGTCGCGGCCCTGGCGCGCGGCGCCGGGGCGACCGTCCGCCTCCTCCGCGTGTTCCCGGTCCCGGACCGGGTGACCGGGCCGCGGGGGCGGACGATCGCGTACACCGATCAGGAGATGGCCCGCCTGACGTCCGAGGGACTCGACGACCTCGGCCGGATCGAGGCCGAGCTCGACGGCGTTCCCGTGGAGCGCGTCGTCCGCTTCGGCGAGCCGGCCGAGGAGATCCTGCTCGAGGCCGACGCGTTCGGCGCCGATCTGATCGCGCTCGCGGCGTCGGCTCGGGGACGCCTGCGCCGCGCGCTCCGGCCCGGCGTGGCGGCGCGGGTGGCGCGCCGGGCGCCGGTGCCCGCCCTGATGCTCCACGCGTGA
- a CDS encoding nuclear transport factor 2 family protein, producing MTTLALALAAATLALAAPSAHAADGPQQEANKKTVLEFYEKALNQKDFEAAARYFGTRYTQHNPNAADGPEGFRAFLRFLREKFPNSKSEIKRVFADGDYVILHVHAVREPGTRGNAIVDIFKLENGKIVEHWDVVQPIPEKAANTNGMF from the coding sequence ATGACGACCCTCGCGCTCGCCCTCGCCGCGGCCACGCTCGCCCTCGCGGCGCCGTCGGCCCACGCCGCCGACGGGCCGCAGCAGGAGGCGAACAAGAAGACCGTGCTGGAGTTCTACGAGAAAGCGCTCAACCAGAAGGACTTCGAGGCGGCCGCGCGGTACTTCGGCACGCGCTACACCCAGCACAACCCGAACGCGGCCGACGGGCCCGAGGGGTTCCGCGCCTTCCTCCGGTTCTTGCGCGAGAAGTTCCCCAACTCCAAGAGCGAGATCAAGCGGGTGTTCGCCGACGGCGACTACGTGATCCTGCACGTCCACGCGGTCCGGGAGCCCGGGACGCGCGGCAACGCCATCGTGGACATCTTCAAGCTCGAGAACGGCAAGATCGTCGAGCACTGGGACGTCGTGCAGCCGATCCCCGAGAAGGCCGCCAACACGAACGGCATGTTCTAG
- a CDS encoding malonic semialdehyde reductase yields the protein MRKTLDDAGLDLLFREARTQNGWLPTPVTDDQLREIYEIVKLGPTSANSCPARFLFLRTPEAKARLLPALSPGNVDKTKAALVTVIIGYDTRFYEWLPTKLFAHKPEMANPYKANPVLAETTAFRNGTLQGAYFMLAARARGLDVGGMSGFDNAKVDAEFFPDGRVKSNFLCNVGHGDPAKVLPKLPRLDFDEACTLL from the coding sequence GTGCGAAAGACGCTCGACGACGCGGGGCTCGATCTCCTCTTCCGCGAGGCCAGGACGCAGAACGGCTGGCTCCCCACGCCGGTCACGGACGATCAGCTCCGGGAGATCTACGAGATCGTGAAGCTCGGGCCGACCAGCGCCAACTCCTGCCCGGCCCGCTTCCTCTTCCTCCGGACGCCGGAGGCGAAGGCGCGCCTGCTGCCCGCGCTCAGCCCGGGCAACGTGGACAAGACGAAGGCGGCGCTGGTGACCGTGATCATCGGCTACGACACGCGCTTCTACGAATGGCTCCCGACGAAGCTCTTCGCGCACAAGCCCGAGATGGCGAACCCGTACAAGGCCAACCCGGTCCTGGCGGAGACCACCGCCTTCCGCAACGGCACGCTCCAGGGCGCGTACTTCATGCTCGCGGCGCGCGCGCGCGGCCTCGACGTCGGCGGGATGTCGGGCTTCGACAACGCCAAGGTGGACGCGGAGTTCTTCCCGGACGGCCGCGTCAAGTCCAACTTCCTGTGCAACGTGGGCCACGGCGATCCCGCCAAGGTCCTGCCGAAGCTGCCGCGTCTCGACTTCGACGAAGCGTGCACCCTGCTCTGA
- a CDS encoding response regulator, which yields MLGSVAARAGSDVLACLDGVRVLVVDDSAVIREMLADILGEHGAAVTAVGSAEAALDAVTRERPDVLISDLEMPDKGGYWLIGQVRALSPERGGAIPAAALTGLHGPEHRATAQRAGFQYHLEKPVDLHSLVGIVESLAHGGMALARRTAELTTV from the coding sequence ATGCTCGGTAGCGTCGCCGCGCGCGCCGGCTCCGACGTCCTGGCGTGTCTCGACGGGGTCCGCGTGCTGGTCGTCGACGACTCGGCGGTCATCCGGGAGATGCTCGCCGACATCCTCGGGGAGCACGGCGCCGCGGTGACGGCCGTCGGCAGCGCCGAAGCGGCGCTCGACGCCGTGACGCGCGAGCGCCCGGACGTCCTGATCAGCGACCTGGAGATGCCGGACAAGGGCGGCTACTGGCTCATCGGCCAGGTTCGCGCGCTGTCCCCGGAGCGCGGGGGCGCGATCCCCGCCGCCGCCCTCACGGGGCTCCACGGACCGGAGCACCGGGCGACCGCCCAGCGCGCGGGCTTCCAGTATCACCTCGAGAAGCCGGTCGATCTCCACTCACTGGTGGGAATCGTCGAGAGCCTGGCGCATGGCGGTATGGCTCTCGCGAGGCGGACGGCCGAGCTCACGACCGTCTGA
- a CDS encoding response regulator, with protein sequence MVPQTLTGGGTLKGLHTRMLIIDDDVAVLDEMADCYARQGFQVETAVHAGDALIILSESRPDLVLLGISGLADVEVLRGLRTVDPVVPVILLTERSEPALAQATRGLGVLGAIPKSLVQLHASGLRKLVEENVEALEPGLRVVDSRFAIGRSVVDLVALDAKGSLVLVAVGLTADARMYLRAVDAYWWCRENPDVLRKLFPAARISPEQPLRLLFAAQRFTRFFRRGVEELRFADVRCLQLLDLGASGVAAVPLGAAGRAWARGTAEEPGEPRGAESESSVALVESA encoded by the coding sequence ATGGTGCCGCAGACGCTGACCGGAGGCGGAACGCTGAAGGGTCTTCACACGCGGATGCTGATCATCGACGACGACGTGGCGGTCCTCGACGAGATGGCTGACTGCTACGCGCGCCAGGGATTCCAGGTGGAGACCGCCGTGCACGCGGGCGACGCGCTCATCATTCTCTCCGAGAGTCGCCCCGACCTCGTGCTCCTCGGTATCTCGGGACTGGCCGACGTGGAGGTCCTGCGCGGCCTGCGGACGGTGGATCCGGTGGTCCCGGTGATCCTGCTGACGGAGCGCAGCGAGCCGGCGCTCGCGCAGGCGACGCGCGGGCTCGGGGTGCTGGGCGCGATTCCGAAGTCGCTCGTGCAGCTCCACGCGAGCGGGCTGCGGAAGCTGGTCGAGGAGAACGTGGAGGCGCTCGAGCCCGGCCTCCGCGTCGTGGACTCCCGCTTCGCCATCGGCCGCTCGGTGGTGGACCTCGTGGCGCTGGACGCGAAGGGCTCGCTCGTCCTCGTCGCGGTCGGCCTCACGGCCGACGCGCGGATGTACCTCCGCGCCGTGGACGCCTACTGGTGGTGCCGGGAGAATCCCGACGTACTCCGGAAGCTCTTCCCGGCGGCGCGCATCTCGCCGGAGCAGCCGCTCCGGCTCCTCTTCGCGGCGCAGCGGTTCACGCGGTTCTTCCGGCGCGGCGTCGAGGAGTTGCGCTTCGCGGACGTGCGCTGCCTGCAACTGCTCGATCTCGGGGCGAGCGGCGTCGCGGCGGTGCCGCTGGGCGCGGCGGGGCGCGCGTGGGCGCGCGGCACGGCGGAGGAGCCGGGCGAGCCGCGCGGGGCGGAGTCCGAGTCGTCCGTGGCGCTGGTCGAGAGCGCGTAA
- a CDS encoding response regulator transcription factor, translating into MPTRILLADDHLIVRQGLRALLETEGFEIMGEVGDGQEATKLARQRCPDVAVMDFAMPVLNGLDAARELLKICPRAKAILLTMHTEDHYVLESLRAGVKGYVVKTQAAADLVRAIHEVQRGMVYLSPGISQTIVQAYLTKSEMPPDPLSPREREVLQLIAEGKTTKEVAGLLGISFKTAESHRMRIMRKVDVHETAGLVRYAVRRGLIQP; encoded by the coding sequence GTGCCGACCCGGATTCTGCTCGCCGATGACCATCTGATCGTGCGCCAGGGTCTGCGGGCCCTTCTCGAAACGGAAGGGTTCGAGATCATGGGGGAGGTCGGAGACGGCCAGGAGGCCACGAAGCTCGCGCGGCAGCGCTGCCCCGACGTGGCGGTCATGGACTTCGCCATGCCGGTGCTGAACGGGCTCGACGCCGCGCGCGAGCTCCTGAAGATCTGTCCGCGCGCGAAGGCGATCCTCCTGACGATGCACACCGAGGACCACTACGTTCTCGAGTCGCTCCGCGCCGGCGTCAAGGGCTACGTCGTGAAGACGCAGGCGGCCGCGGACCTCGTCCGCGCGATCCACGAGGTGCAGCGGGGCATGGTGTACCTGAGCCCCGGCATCTCGCAGACCATCGTGCAAGCGTACCTGACCAAATCGGAGATGCCGCCGGATCCGCTGTCACCGCGCGAGCGCGAGGTGCTGCAGCTCATCGCCGAGGGCAAGACCACAAAGGAGGTCGCCGGGCTCCTCGGGATCAGCTTCAAGACCGCCGAGTCCCACCGGATGCGGATCATGCGGAAGGTGGACGTCCACGAGACCGCCGGCCTCGTCCGCTACGCCGTGCGCCGAGGGCTGATCCAGCCCTAG
- a CDS encoding STAS domain-containing protein, whose amino-acid sequence MSKTTRDLASTATAEPRLESTASRLRELVAHLRQQRAQLREEWARLITEAKLLTAMTKEEIFAEATSVYDNYVEALETGTYEALQTYARNLSERIIPRGVETHEVVGIVLLLRDVLARSLFAKYQEDFAELNRILDAYEPAANRIAITVAVGFVQERERIIREQQEAIRELSTPVLQVRERLLILPIIGVIDPQRARQLTEQLLRGIRTNRAKVVVLDITGVPYIDSPVANHLVQTVEAARLLGATVIVTGLSPEIAQTLVNIGVDLGKMNTVGDLQGGIEEAERLLGYKVVLMREPAAEPV is encoded by the coding sequence ATGAGCAAGACCACTCGGGATCTGGCAAGCACGGCCACCGCGGAGCCGAGGCTCGAGTCCACCGCCTCGCGGCTCCGCGAGCTGGTCGCGCACCTGCGCCAGCAGCGCGCCCAGCTGCGCGAGGAGTGGGCGCGGCTGATCACCGAGGCCAAGCTGCTGACCGCGATGACGAAGGAAGAGATCTTCGCGGAGGCGACCTCGGTCTACGACAACTACGTCGAGGCCCTCGAGACCGGCACGTACGAGGCGCTGCAGACCTACGCGCGGAACCTCTCCGAACGCATCATCCCCCGAGGCGTCGAGACGCACGAGGTCGTCGGGATCGTGCTCCTCCTCCGCGACGTGCTCGCGCGCTCGCTGTTCGCGAAGTACCAGGAGGACTTCGCCGAGCTGAACCGCATCCTGGACGCGTACGAGCCCGCCGCCAACCGGATCGCGATCACGGTGGCCGTCGGCTTCGTCCAGGAGCGCGAGCGGATCATCCGCGAGCAGCAGGAGGCCATCCGCGAGCTGTCGACCCCGGTGCTCCAGGTCCGCGAGCGCCTCCTGATTCTCCCGATCATCGGCGTCATCGACCCGCAGCGCGCGCGCCAGCTGACCGAGCAGCTCCTCCGGGGCATCCGGACCAACCGCGCCAAGGTCGTCGTGCTCGACATCACTGGCGTGCCGTACATCGACTCGCCCGTCGCGAACCACCTGGTGCAGACGGTCGAGGCGGCGCGGCTCCTCGGCGCGACCGTCATCGTCACCGGTCTTTCGCCCGAGATCGCCCAGACCCTTGTTAATATCGGTGTGGACCTGGGCAAGATGAACACGGTCGGCGACCTCCAGGGCGGTATCGAAGAGGCGGAGCGCCTGCTGGGTTACAAGGTCGTCCTGATGCGGGAGCCGGCGGCCGAGCCGGTCTAA
- a CDS encoding SpoIIE family protein phosphatase → METVKTELIDWAVAGSILPGQPESGDQHLVKLTPEGVLVAVVDGLGHGVEAAEAARAAVRSLERQGSQTMIALVRGCHGALAGTRGVVMSVAAFNARDETLTWVGVGNVEGLLLRAQAAVNPRRESLLLRGGVVGVHLPALSAAILPLMRGDTLIFATDGIRNDFVLAPLAQGESPKPLADYILTHWSRGIDDALVVVARWMGAGA, encoded by the coding sequence ATGGAAACGGTAAAGACCGAGCTGATCGACTGGGCGGTCGCCGGGTCCATCCTGCCCGGGCAGCCCGAATCCGGCGACCAGCACCTCGTCAAGCTGACGCCCGAGGGCGTGCTCGTGGCCGTCGTGGACGGCCTGGGCCACGGCGTCGAGGCCGCCGAGGCCGCACGCGCGGCCGTGAGGTCGCTCGAGCGCCAGGGCTCGCAGACGATGATCGCGCTCGTCAGGGGCTGCCACGGCGCGCTGGCCGGCACCCGCGGCGTGGTCATGAGCGTCGCCGCGTTCAACGCGCGCGACGAGACGCTGACGTGGGTCGGCGTGGGCAACGTCGAGGGCCTGCTGCTGCGCGCCCAGGCCGCGGTGAATCCGCGGCGCGAGTCGCTGCTCCTGCGGGGCGGGGTGGTCGGCGTGCATCTGCCCGCGCTTTCGGCGGCGATCCTCCCGCTGATGCGCGGCGACACGCTCATCTTCGCGACGGACGGCATCCGGAACGACTTCGTCCTGGCGCCGCTGGCCCAGGGCGAGTCGCCGAAGCCGCTCGCCGACTACATCCTCACGCACTGGAGCCGGGGCATCGACGACGCGCTCGTGGTCGTCGCCCGCTGGATGGGAGCTGGGGCGTGA
- a CDS encoding xanthine dehydrogenase family protein molybdopterin-binding subunit, whose protein sequence is MGQFGIGQGIKRFEDVRLLRGEGRFHADVNLPGQAHAVVVRSMHAHARIRAVDPAAAAAAPGVLAVLTGADLARDGLGTMTMTLSRKRPDGSPMFAPPHRGLATDRVRYVGDPVALVVAETHAQAEDAAELVRVEYEPLPAVTGTADAAAPGSPPVWDECPDNVSNVFEAGDRAAADAAFARAARVVRRRYVITRVHAQFMEPRGALGVWDPGEERYTLYADVQYPHRVRNALASNIFRIPEHQIRVIAGDVGGAFGTKGWQYPEHRLVLWAARKLGRPVKWVCERREAIPADEHARDNVSEAELALDGEGRFLGLRVRTLANVGAYVSSDRNLLATFTNVVTLVGVYAFPAAHVHVTCVLSNTNSTAPYRGAGRPEATYVIERLIDDTARELGMDPVELRRKNLIPSSAMPYKNPLGVTYDCGEFEKNMDDALKLADVAGFAARREAARRRGRLRGLAVVNAIERAAGPQPEFAEIRFTPSGSATIFMGTKSQGQGHETTFKQILHERLGLDPADVRYIDGDTDRVAFGMGTMGSRSTVIGGTALWTAADKVIAKGKKIAARLLEAAEVDIVFAEGRFAVVGTDRAVVLKDVVRAAFQPGRLPPGLEPGLYETGTFAPKQDTWPNGCHACEVEIDPDTGAVALVGYVVVDDVGTVINPLTLKGQIHGGVAQGVGQALMEEVVYEPESGQLLTASFMDYALPRADTLPDMHIESNPVPTKLNPLGAKGAGEAGTVGALPAVMNAVMDALAPLGVRRLDMPATAARVWRAIRDARTS, encoded by the coding sequence GTGGGGCAGTTCGGGATCGGACAGGGGATCAAGCGGTTCGAGGACGTCCGGCTCCTGCGCGGCGAGGGCCGCTTCCACGCGGACGTGAACCTTCCCGGCCAGGCCCACGCCGTCGTCGTGCGCTCGATGCACGCCCACGCGCGGATCCGGGCGGTCGACCCGGCCGCGGCCGCGGCGGCGCCCGGTGTCCTCGCGGTGCTCACGGGCGCCGACCTCGCGCGCGACGGGCTCGGCACGATGACGATGACGCTCTCGCGCAAGCGTCCCGACGGCTCGCCGATGTTCGCCCCGCCGCATCGCGGCCTCGCCACGGACCGGGTGCGGTACGTCGGCGACCCCGTCGCGCTGGTGGTCGCGGAGACCCACGCGCAGGCCGAGGACGCGGCCGAGCTGGTCCGGGTCGAGTACGAGCCGCTGCCGGCCGTGACCGGGACGGCGGACGCCGCGGCGCCCGGCAGCCCGCCGGTGTGGGACGAGTGTCCCGACAACGTCTCCAACGTCTTCGAGGCCGGCGACCGGGCGGCCGCCGACGCGGCCTTCGCGCGGGCGGCGCGCGTGGTCCGCCGCCGCTACGTGATCACGCGCGTGCACGCGCAGTTCATGGAGCCGCGGGGCGCGCTCGGCGTCTGGGACCCCGGCGAGGAGCGGTACACCCTGTACGCCGACGTCCAGTACCCGCACCGCGTGCGCAACGCGCTGGCGAGCAACATCTTCAGGATCCCCGAGCACCAGATCCGCGTCATCGCGGGCGATGTCGGCGGCGCCTTCGGGACGAAGGGCTGGCAGTATCCGGAGCACCGGCTCGTCCTGTGGGCCGCGCGAAAGCTCGGCCGGCCCGTCAAGTGGGTGTGCGAGCGCCGCGAGGCGATTCCGGCCGACGAGCACGCGCGCGACAACGTCAGCGAGGCCGAGCTGGCGCTCGACGGCGAGGGCCGCTTCCTCGGCCTCCGCGTCCGGACCCTCGCCAACGTCGGCGCCTACGTCTCCTCGGACCGCAACCTGCTCGCCACGTTCACCAACGTCGTCACGCTCGTCGGCGTCTATGCGTTCCCCGCCGCGCACGTCCACGTGACCTGCGTCCTCAGCAACACCAACTCGACGGCGCCGTACCGCGGGGCCGGCCGGCCGGAGGCGACGTACGTCATCGAGCGGCTGATCGACGACACCGCCCGCGAGCTCGGCATGGACCCGGTGGAGCTGCGGCGGAAGAATCTCATCCCGTCGTCGGCCATGCCGTACAAGAACCCGCTCGGCGTGACCTACGACTGCGGCGAGTTCGAGAAGAACATGGACGACGCGCTGAAGCTCGCCGACGTCGCCGGCTTCGCCGCGCGGCGCGAGGCGGCGCGCCGCCGCGGCCGGCTGCGGGGCCTCGCCGTCGTCAACGCGATCGAGCGGGCGGCGGGCCCGCAGCCCGAGTTCGCCGAGATCCGCTTCACCCCGAGCGGCAGCGCGACCATCTTCATGGGCACGAAGAGCCAGGGGCAGGGCCACGAGACGACGTTCAAGCAGATCCTCCACGAGCGGCTCGGCCTCGACCCCGCCGACGTCCGGTACATCGACGGCGACACGGACCGGGTCGCGTTCGGGATGGGCACCATGGGCTCGCGCTCGACGGTCATCGGCGGCACCGCGCTCTGGACGGCCGCCGACAAGGTCATCGCGAAGGGGAAGAAGATCGCGGCGCGCCTGCTGGAGGCGGCCGAGGTGGACATCGTGTTCGCCGAGGGCCGGTTCGCGGTGGTGGGCACGGATCGCGCCGTCGTCCTGAAGGACGTCGTCCGGGCCGCCTTCCAGCCCGGGCGGCTCCCGCCCGGCCTCGAGCCCGGGCTCTACGAGACGGGGACGTTCGCGCCCAAGCAGGACACGTGGCCCAACGGCTGCCACGCGTGCGAGGTCGAGATCGACCCGGACACCGGCGCCGTCGCGCTCGTCGGCTACGTGGTCGTGGACGACGTGGGCACCGTGATCAATCCGCTGACGCTCAAGGGCCAGATCCACGGCGGCGTGGCGCAGGGCGTGGGCCAGGCGTTGATGGAGGAGGTCGTGTACGAGCCGGAGTCCGGCCAGCTCCTGACCGCCTCGTTCATGGACTACGCGCTCCCGCGCGCCGACACGCTCCCCGACATGCACATCGAGAGCAACCCGGTGCCGACGAAGCTCAACCCGCTCGGCGCCAAGGGGGCCGGCGAGGCGGGCACCGTCGGGGCGCTGCCGGCGGTGATGAACGCGGTCATGGACGCGCTCGCGCCGCTCGGCGTCCGCCGGCTCGACATGCCGGCGACGGCCGCGCGCGTGTGGCGGGCCATCCGGGACGCGCGAACCAGCTGA
- a CDS encoding STAS domain-containing protein: MQVPILKQGPYLIATVQSALTDDDLKQLRDTLVDQISQVRARGVIVDVTALDVIDSFATRTLRDIAHMIRLRGAETVIVGIQPEVAFSMVKLGLTLEGIATSLDLEEGLKYLYRSAKGKVREHEGRTHR; encoded by the coding sequence ATGCAGGTCCCGATCCTCAAGCAGGGACCCTATCTGATCGCGACGGTCCAGTCCGCGCTCACGGACGACGACCTGAAGCAGCTCCGCGACACGCTGGTGGACCAGATCAGCCAGGTGCGCGCGCGGGGCGTCATCGTGGACGTCACGGCGCTGGACGTCATCGACTCGTTCGCGACGCGCACGCTGCGCGACATCGCCCACATGATCAGGCTCCGCGGCGCGGAGACCGTCATCGTGGGCATCCAGCCGGAGGTCGCGTTCTCGATGGTCAAGCTGGGCCTCACCCTGGAGGGTATCGCGACGTCGCTGGACCTGGAGGAAGGGCTTAAGTACCTCTATCGAAGCGCCAAGGGGAAGGTCCGGGAGCATGAAGGGCGCACTCATCGCTGA
- a CDS encoding anti-sigma regulatory factor: MKGALIADEVRVAIESDADIVSARQKGRELAAQCGFPSTELAVVATAISELARNIVRYAVRGEITLRLIDNLDGKKGVEVVAADDGPGIPDLTLAMQDGYSTSGSLGLGLPGVRRLMDDFDIVSEFGKGTTVTVRKWKR; encoded by the coding sequence ATGAAGGGCGCACTCATCGCTGATGAAGTGCGGGTCGCTATCGAGTCAGACGCCGACATCGTCTCGGCCCGGCAGAAGGGGCGAGAACTGGCGGCGCAGTGCGGGTTCCCGTCCACCGAGCTCGCCGTCGTCGCCACCGCGATCTCCGAGCTGGCCCGGAACATCGTCCGCTACGCGGTCCGCGGGGAGATCACCCTCCGGCTGATCGACAATCTCGACGGGAAGAAGGGCGTCGAGGTCGTCGCCGCCGACGACGGCCCCGGAATCCCGGACCTCACCCTCGCGATGCAGGACGGCTACTCCACCTCAGGGAGCCTCGGCCTCGGTCTGCCCGGCGTGCGCCGGCTCATGGACGATTTCGACATCGTCTCCGAGTTCGGCAAGGGGACCACGGTTACGGTCCGCAAATGGAAACGGTAA
- a CDS encoding iron-containing redox enzyme family protein, whose amino-acid sequence MTTEEWFDALTAELLAQSPFRRSEYFKRFASGALPREAVWSHIAQHYLLIAWFPRIFSGIHTRCEDFEVRKDCARHLLVEDLGYFDGRVGGTPDHDELFRRIGDDLGYPRDVYAGIEPVPEMAAIIDFFRRLGHELPWSASLCATALLEEEVVEIAQTVGRALVQHYGVRPEWGGQNYTVHQAIEKEESGETKKTILKHLRTSEDRRAAESAMREMHRLLQAYAEGLARRHLR is encoded by the coding sequence AGCTGCTCGCCCAGAGCCCGTTCCGGCGCTCGGAGTATTTCAAGCGCTTCGCCTCCGGCGCCCTTCCCCGGGAGGCGGTGTGGTCACACATCGCCCAGCACTACCTCCTGATCGCCTGGTTTCCCCGGATCTTCAGCGGCATCCACACCCGCTGCGAGGACTTCGAGGTCCGCAAGGACTGCGCGCGACACCTGCTCGTCGAGGATCTCGGTTACTTCGACGGGCGGGTCGGCGGCACGCCTGACCACGACGAGCTCTTCCGCCGGATCGGCGACGACCTCGGTTACCCGCGCGACGTGTACGCCGGCATCGAGCCCGTCCCCGAGATGGCCGCGATCATCGACTTCTTCCGGCGGCTCGGCCACGAGCTGCCCTGGAGCGCGTCCCTCTGCGCGACGGCGCTGCTCGAGGAGGAGGTGGTCGAGATCGCGCAGACCGTCGGCCGGGCCCTCGTCCAGCACTACGGCGTGCGCCCGGAGTGGGGCGGCCAGAACTACACCGTGCACCAGGCGATCGAGAAGGAGGAGTCGGGCGAGACGAAGAAGACCATCCTCAAGCACCTGCGCACGTCCGAGGACCGGCGCGCCGCCGAGTCGGCGATGCGCGAGATGCACCGGCTGCTCCAGGCGTACGCGGAGGGGCTCGCGCGCCGGCACCTCCGCTGA
- a CDS encoding PAS domain S-box protein, with product MNAELRELAAEYARTLQGYMAGRGEAALQQAYELGRQALAKGLGILDMATIQSWGLLRALSKSRTVQDGSRTLRAGQKLCVESLLPFEMSHRRVQETNTALRESEQRYRNLVDTARDVIYTLSRDGHLRSLNPVFETLTGWSRTEWLGKEFMPLVHPDDVPRATAQFQAVLGGQVPPVFELRILSKSGGHIPGEFVATPQMQDGQIVGVLGIARDISDRKRAEEALRHLNEALEEEVKRIAHALHDEAGQLLASVHIVLADITRDLPPSASQRLDEVRGLLNKIEEQLRHLSHELRPTILDDLGLHPALEFLADGVSKRTGLRIFVDGTPGTRLPPATETALYRIVQEALTNVTKHAQAGRVAITFAREGRFLRCSVHDDGAGLDAATLARRGRRGLGLLGIQERLNAVRGTLEIVSAPGRGTELLITVPVEGTSADPDSARR from the coding sequence GTGAACGCGGAGCTGCGGGAGCTCGCGGCGGAGTACGCCCGCACGCTCCAGGGGTACATGGCCGGGCGCGGCGAGGCGGCGCTCCAGCAGGCGTACGAGCTGGGGCGGCAGGCGCTCGCCAAGGGGCTCGGCATCCTGGACATGGCGACGATCCAGTCCTGGGGCTTGCTGCGCGCGCTGTCGAAGAGCCGCACGGTCCAGGACGGGTCACGGACCCTCCGCGCCGGCCAGAAGCTCTGCGTCGAGAGCCTGCTGCCTTTCGAGATGTCGCACCGGCGCGTGCAGGAGACCAACACGGCGCTGCGCGAGTCCGAGCAGCGCTACCGCAACCTCGTCGACACCGCCCGCGACGTCATCTACACGCTCTCGCGCGACGGGCACCTGCGATCGCTGAACCCGGTCTTCGAGACGCTCACGGGCTGGTCGCGGACGGAGTGGCTCGGCAAGGAGTTCATGCCGCTCGTCCATCCCGACGACGTGCCGCGCGCGACCGCCCAGTTCCAGGCCGTGCTCGGGGGACAGGTCCCGCCGGTGTTCGAACTGCGGATCCTGTCGAAGTCGGGCGGGCACATCCCGGGCGAGTTCGTGGCGACGCCGCAGATGCAGGACGGCCAGATCGTCGGCGTCCTCGGTATCGCGCGCGATATCAGCGACCGCAAGCGCGCCGAGGAGGCGCTCCGCCATCTGAACGAGGCCCTCGAGGAGGAGGTCAAGCGGATCGCCCACGCGCTCCACGACGAGGCCGGCCAGCTCCTGGCGTCCGTGCACATCGTGCTCGCCGACATCACACGCGACCTCCCGCCCAGCGCGTCGCAGCGCCTGGACGAGGTGCGCGGGCTCCTCAACAAGATCGAGGAGCAGCTGCGGCATCTCTCCCACGAGCTGCGCCCGACGATCCTCGACGACCTCGGGCTCCATCCGGCGCTCGAGTTCCTGGCCGACGGCGTCTCGAAGCGCACCGGGCTCAGGATCTTCGTGGACGGGACGCCGGGGACGCGGCTCCCGCCGGCGACCGAGACCGCGCTCTACCGCATCGTCCAGGAGGCACTGACGAACGTGACGAAGCACGCGCAGGCGGGCCGCGTCGCGATCACCTTCGCGCGCGAGGGCCGCTTCCTGCGCTGCTCCGTCCACGACGACGGCGCGGGGCTGGACGCGGCCACGCTGGCGCGGCGGGGGCGCCGCGGCCTCGGGCTCCTCGGGATCCAGGAGCGCCTCAACGCCGTCCGCGGTACGCTGGAGATCGTCTCGGCCCCCGGGCGCGGGACCGAGCTCCTCATCACCGTTCCTGTGGAGGGCACAAGTGCCGACCCGGATTCTGCTCGCCGATGA